The DNA window GTCCGCGACGAACGACTCGAGCGCGCTCGGGATGACAGATGCGTTCTCCCAGGCCAGAGGGTCCGTCAGCGTGCGCGAGGCGACGTGCTTTCGAACCGGGTTGATGAACGAGCCGAACGGGTCGTCACCGTCGACGGTCGGCCAGAACGCGCTCCACTGCTCGTAACTCACACGGCCGAGGAGGACGTCGTCGATCGGTGAGATCGCCTCGGTCATCATCGCCCCCATGTCGGCGTCGAAATGGTCGAACTGCCACTGGTCGGGCGATTCGACGACACCGTCGACGGACTGGAACAGCGACGCATGGACCTCGCGCATGGTGGCTCCTTCGCCAGAGTAGGGCTGCCTGCCTGTCCGGCGGACGTGTCCGTTCTACTCCGCTCCGGCCATGAGCACCACCCTCGTGACGACCTCCGGACGGACGCGTACCGTGTTCGGCATGGCCAGCACCGCGATCGTCCTCACCGTCCCCGGACCGCACGGCGACCGGGAGGTGCGGCTGTCGAGTCCCGAGCGCGTGCTCTGGGAGGAGCCCGGCATCACCAAGCAGGAGCTCGCCGAGTACCTCATCGAGGTGGCGCCGGCGTTCCTCACCGCCAACGGCGACCGGCCCGTGTCGCTGCAACGTTTCCCGGGCGGTGTCGACGGCGAGTGGTTCTTCTCGAAGAACCCGCCGAAGGGCGCTCCCGCGTATGTGCGTGCGGTGGACGTCGTGTACCCGAGCGGGCGGCAGCACCCGCAGCTCGTCCTCGATGAGGCGGCAGCGGTCGTCTGGGCGGCGCAGATGAACACCGTCGTCTTCCATCCATGGCCGTCGCGGGCGGCCGACCCCGATCGGCCCGACGAGCTGCGGATCGACCTCGACCCGCAGCCGGGCACGGACTTCGCCGACGCCTTCCGCGTGGCCGCCTCGCTGCGGGAGCTGCTGACGGAGGTCGGGTTGACCGGCTTCGTGAAGACCTCCGGGAACCGAGGGGTCCACGTGTTCGCCCCCATCGAGCCGGAGCACGAGTTCCTGGACGTCCGTCACGCCGTGATCGCCGCGGCGCGCGAACTGGAGCGGCGGGATCCGTCCCGGGTGACGACCTCCTGGTGGAAGGAGGAACGCGGCGAGCGCATCTTCGTCGACTACAACCAGGCGAACCGCGACCGGACCATGGCGGGCGCCTACAGTCCGCGCGCCCTGGCGGCGGCGACGGTCTCGTGCCCGGTCACCTGGGACGAGCTGCCGGAGGTCGACCCTGGCGCGTTCACGGTCAGGACGGTGCCCGAGCGGTTGCGGTCGGTCGGCGACCCGTGGGCGGGGATGCATGATCACCCTGGACGGATCGACGTCCTCCTGCAGTGGTGGGAGCGGGACCTCGAGCAGGGCCTGGGCGAGCTCCCGTTCCCTCCCGACTTCCCGAAGATGCCGGGGGAGCCGCCGCGGGTGCAGCCGAGTCGGGCGAAGCTCCCCGAGGAGTGACCCGTGGATGCACGAACGCCCGGTGATCGTGGATCACCGGGCGTTCCGTGGGTGCTCGAGGCTATTCGGCCTTGCCGAGGGCGAAGCGCACGCCGCCCTGCTCGTCGATCTGCGCGTCGAGGACGGCGTCGCTGAGAGCGACCGCTGCGGACTCCTCGAGGAACACGGTGGCTCCTGCGCTCTCGATGACCTGGTCCGCTTCATGCGGCGTCGCCGTCATCGTGACTTCGAAGTTGTTGTCGTCGGAGCTGCTGATGCGCAGTCCGGCGCCGTGCGTGAGCGACGACGCGTCGTCCGGGACGACCAGTCCCGGGGTGAGTGGTGCGTTCTCGGCGAGGGTCTTGACGACTCGGCCGGCGTTCTCGGTCAGGGTGAGCATGTGTGTTCTCCGTTCCGTTCGCGAATACGAGTTCCCCACCTTGCTCGGCTTCGGCCCGCGGCGCCACCAGCTCGGCGATCCTCTGCGGGAACTGCCAAGCAACTTTGCAGGGATTCACACCTGGCGGGTCGGCCGTAGCACACCTCGGACGTGAGCTCTTGGGGCAGGCCCGGGCGGAGTGGGCTGCTAGCGTCGAAGGTGCTGTCCGGCGCGATCACCCCGCCCCACGGCACCCCCCCCAACCCCCACAGCTCGAGGAGTCCTATGACCACCGTCGCCGCCATCATCAAGCCCACTGCCGACGCCCCCTTCGAGGTCGGTTCGATCGAGCGCCGCGCTCCGCGGGCCAACGACGTCGTCATCGACGTCCTCTACGCCGGCATCTGCCACAGCGACATCCACCAGGCCCGCGAGGAGTGGGGCAAGGCCATCTTCCCGATGGTGCCCGGTCACGAGATCGCCGGTGTCGTCACCGAGGTCGGCGAGGGCGTCACGAAGCACCGGGTCGGCGACCGCGTCGGCATCGGCTGTTTCGTCGACTCCTGCCGCGAGTGCGAGAACTGCGTCGCCGGCGAGGAGCAGTTCTGCCTCAAGGGCAACGTCGCCACCTACAACGGACGCGAGTACGACGGCGAGCCCACCTACGGCGGGTACAGCAAGCAGATCGTGGCCGACGAGAACTACGTGTTGAGCATCCCCGAGGGCATCGAGCTCGACGTGGCGGCTCCGCTGCTGTGCGCCGGGATCACCACCTACTCCCCGCTGAAGCACTGGGGTGCCGGTCCCGGCAAGCAGGTCGCGATCGTCGGCATGGGTGGCCTCGGCCACATGGGCGTGAAGATCGCTCACGCACTCGGCGCCGAGGTCACCGTCCTCAGCCAGACGACCTCCAAGGAGGCCGACGGCAAGCGCTTCGGAGCGGACCACTACTACGCCACCGGCGAGGAAGGCACGCTGCAGTCGCTCCGTGGCCGGTTCGACCTCATCATCAACACGGTCTCGGCCGACCTCGACATCGACGCGTACCTGTCGACGCTGAAGCTCAACGGCTCGATGGTCTTCGTCGGCCTGCCGGAGAACACCCAGCAGTTCCGTGTGTTCTCGCTCGTGGGAGGCCGCCGCTCGCTCGCAGGCTCGAACATCGGTGGCATCCGCGAGACGCAGGAGATGCTCGACTTCTGCGCCGAGCACGGCATCGGTTCGGAGATCGAGCTCATCGGCGCCGACGAGGTCGAGGGCGCGTACGACCGCGTCGTCCGCAGCGACGTCCGCTACCGCTTCGTCATCGACACGGCGACGATCGGCTGATCGCACCGTTACCCTGAGAACATGATCCGGCTCCCGTTCCGTCGCCCAGGCGGAGCGGGAGCCGTTGCTCGTGAGCCGCTCGGTCGCGAGGTCCTCGTCCTCGGTGGCGTCGCGTTCTTCGTGATGCTCGGCTTCGGGGTCGTGATCCCGGTGTTGCCGGTCTACGTCCGCAGCTTCGGGGTCGGCTATCTCGAGGTCGGAGCGGTCGTCTCCGTCTTCGCGCTCATGCGCCTCGTGGCGAACCCGTTCGTCGGAGCGCTCGTCGACCGGATCGGCGAGCGGGTGGTACTCGCCTCCGGGATCGGGATCGTCGCCGTCTCAAGTGCGTTGGTCGGCCTGGCGGCGGATTACCCGCAGCTGCTGCTGCTCCGTGGCGCGGGCGGGATCGGATCGGCCATGTTCTCCGTGGCCGCCATGACCCTGCTCCTGCGGACGACCGCGCCACACCGCCGAGGCCGGGCGGTCGGCTTCTACCAGGGCGGGTTCCTCGTCGGCGGCATGGCCGGCCCGGCCGTCGGTGGGCTGCTCGCGACCATCTCGCTCACGGCGCCCTTCTTCTTCTACGCCGGGACGCTCGCGATCGCGGGTGTCCTCGGCCTCGTCATGCTGCGGGGCAGTCGGATCGCCGCGCCCACCGAGCACGCAGCACCCGCCGAACCGTTCCGCACCGTGCTCCGCGACCGTCGGTACCAGGCGGCCCTCCTGGCCAACTTCGCCAACGGCTGGGCGTCGATGGGGGTCCGCGGCGCGCTCGTCCCCGTGCT is part of the Plantibacter sp. Leaf314 genome and encodes:
- a CDS encoding NAD(P)-dependent alcohol dehydrogenase, with amino-acid sequence MTTVAAIIKPTADAPFEVGSIERRAPRANDVVIDVLYAGICHSDIHQAREEWGKAIFPMVPGHEIAGVVTEVGEGVTKHRVGDRVGIGCFVDSCRECENCVAGEEQFCLKGNVATYNGREYDGEPTYGGYSKQIVADENYVLSIPEGIELDVAAPLLCAGITTYSPLKHWGAGPGKQVAIVGMGGLGHMGVKIAHALGAEVTVLSQTTSKEADGKRFGADHYYATGEEGTLQSLRGRFDLIINTVSADLDIDAYLSTLKLNGSMVFVGLPENTQQFRVFSLVGGRRSLAGSNIGGIRETQEMLDFCAEHGIGSEIELIGADEVEGAYDRVVRSDVRYRFVIDTATIG
- a CDS encoding dihydrofolate reductase family protein, whose translation is MREVHASLFQSVDGVVESPDQWQFDHFDADMGAMMTEAISPIDDVLLGRVSYEQWSAFWPTVDGDDPFGSFINPVRKHVASRTLTDPLAWENASVIPSALESFVADLKEQDGGRIAVQASISVVRQLLFAGLLDRLTLMVHPVVAGGGRHLFEPSDPVTRLELVRSVQTSSGNVLSTYAPRS
- the ligD gene encoding non-homologous end-joining DNA ligase, with product MASTAIVLTVPGPHGDREVRLSSPERVLWEEPGITKQELAEYLIEVAPAFLTANGDRPVSLQRFPGGVDGEWFFSKNPPKGAPAYVRAVDVVYPSGRQHPQLVLDEAAAVVWAAQMNTVVFHPWPSRAADPDRPDELRIDLDPQPGTDFADAFRVAASLRELLTEVGLTGFVKTSGNRGVHVFAPIEPEHEFLDVRHAVIAAARELERRDPSRVTTSWWKEERGERIFVDYNQANRDRTMAGAYSPRALAAATVSCPVTWDELPEVDPGAFTVRTVPERLRSVGDPWAGMHDHPGRIDVLLQWWERDLEQGLGELPFPPDFPKMPGEPPRVQPSRAKLPEE
- a CDS encoding MFS transporter: MIRLPFRRPGGAGAVAREPLGREVLVLGGVAFFVMLGFGVVIPVLPVYVRSFGVGYLEVGAVVSVFALMRLVANPFVGALVDRIGERVVLASGIGIVAVSSALVGLAADYPQLLLLRGAGGIGSAMFSVAAMTLLLRTTAPHRRGRAVGFYQGGFLVGGMAGPAVGGLLATISLTAPFFFYAGTLAIAGVLGLVMLRGSRIAAPTEHAAPAEPFRTVLRDRRYQAALLANFANGWASMGVRGALVPVLVVEALHEEAAWTGVAFAIAAVAQTLALGPAGRFVDTVGRRPAMLVAFPVAALALLAMPFVGELWMLVVALCVYGVAAAFLGTAPAAAVGDAAGGRGGRAVAVFQATSDLGAIVGPLVAGALLDAFSFPAAFGSAVVLMLLVPVLAARMPREHREPAAAG